From the Fulvia fulva chromosome 2, complete sequence genome, one window contains:
- a CDS encoding DNA damage-responsive transcriptional repressor RPH1, whose protein sequence is MAAASVTAGGMPPSPEGHDTTKPLETTETTAKAALTPPTSEDMNDAKKDDDESDLSDLDLDDEEEEEITPDHYWDEENGGRIPVFKPTMDQFRDFKKFMEKIDKYGMKSGIVKVVPPPYWRNSLPALDEHVKRIRIKNPITQEFNGTFGQYTQQNVEKQRSYNLPEWKALTEETQYQHPAKRGERRRNQEKVVRGGGNLRGRGSTVAATVDEEDEGSSRPRRKPGRPRRNAAPEPESEDEAKKDAKPARKKPGRRAKGGQAKSVSSRRLNNTTETVDYVDERAFKKFNYRMEGLDEYTKERCQELETHYWKSLAFNQPMYAADMPGSLFDDTTTSWNVAKLPNLLDILGTKVPGVNTAYLYMGMWKATFAWHLEDVDLYSINYIHFGAPKQWYSISQEDARKFERAMKQIWPTDAKSCDQFLRHKTYLISPDVLQKQYGVKVNKLVHYEGEFVITFPYGYHSGYNIGYNCAESVNFATESWLEFGRIARKCNCESDNVWVDVGEIERKLRGEPTPEYYEETDDEDDLSGAEETHLPTPPASVKGKPATKKRKRDPKKEEPKKKKKIRIKIRVGGREPCCMCPNDNPWEELLPTDTGKQAHRSCASYTPETFIVSEDGKEKVCGVANIDKARLELKCNFCRSKRGACFQCCSKKCTRAFHATCAVAAGVLVDGGLVPTFAEDGTEYYEEGFDFRCKYHRPKQAKNVTVDDLESNGMVTKMAKDLKSNETVQAQMIGGEAFGGLVIENRPAEMTVLVDILPDGNRVELEYKYLLVLHPDDSVRPKPSAAAKPMPENMSKSNFSIANRQDGVPSQEEPFHDNPEFKWWDFYNYHTPPPGYQTVPFRAPLKFKIDVNAPEIYYYLPGVSTEAKVFFTDKAGSKEIIAKANFMDRVSVKQPTLQYNATAPRQTIAPANVNSFSRIQPNNNLNTSAGARNEKPYVYKPKESVRPNVLCAVDYQALANQRSFVADGNRRPSLYSQASQPSLQQQISHSPAPTQHGYHSSDGSRNSTPLRSFPSDQYYSSKVLPAAYQGEYSRFRRESQGAQTMQRPVFEPAGYTPNYQSVSQQRNALKQQSATPAPMLPNPYAPLAAMRPSSSAFSHSPPAGGPLTPATTASSLSKVDDNKSDYVKDLEKYPYLLNSFCRSQKTYESPYSMGGGFATKWQPLELQKQDEQPRPMSHHTPRNSISSLNEVRPTSQQWTPPSQIWDRAGIKQRSPPAQPVPQCQPQLYQEVGPRNFPPAIHQTPQDFQRQILGMPSTASRDGAHARMLRDQGYLSYAAQHNQHNQHQRNSFGQTYDTAKMWNSPQAPTPSPLSDPNITPGQGRGHTPTNSGHWGMLPRTEGMNQRGGPGAGYGPMLPQMGGNETWRYN, encoded by the exons ATGGCCGCCGCCAGTGTCACTGCCGGCGGAATGCCTCCGTCGCCGGAGGGCCACGACACCACGAAACCACTCGAGACCACCGAAACCACCGCGAAGGCAGCACTGACGCCACCCACGAGCGAAGATATGAATGACGCGAAGAAGGACGACGACGAGTCCGACCTCAGCGATCTCGATCTGGACGATGAAGAGGAGGAGGAAATTACTCCAGACCATTACTGGGACGAAGAAAATGGAGGGAGGATACCAGTCTTCAAGCCAACCATGGATCAGTTTCGCGATTTCAAGAAGTTCATGGAGAAGATTGACAAGTACGGCATGAAATCGGGCATAGTAAAGGTGGTTCCTCCACCGTACTG GCGCAACTCACTACCCGCATTGGACGAACATGTCAAGCGCATTCGAATCAAGAACCCGATCACACAGGAATTCAACGGCACATTCGGTCAATACACTCAACAGAACGTGGAGAAGCAGCGCTCATATAACCTCCCGGAATGGAAAGCACTGACCGAAGAGACCCAATATCAGCATCCCGCCAAGCGCGGAGAGCGACGACGCAACCAAGAGAAGGTAGTTCGAGGCGGTGGAAACCTGCGCGGTCGCGGTTCTACAGTTGCAGCAACGGTAGATGAAGAGGATGAGGGCAGTTCAAGACCAAGGCGCAAACCTGGCCGACCTCGTCGCAACGCAGCGCCCGAACCAGAGTCAGAGGACGAGGCGAAGAAGGACGCGAAACCTGCGAGGAAGAAGCCTGGTCGTCGTGCAAAGGGTGGTCAAGCCAAGTCTGTGTCGTCACGTCGCCTCAACAACACGACTGAGACTGTAGACTATGTGGACGAGAGGGCTTTCAAGAAGTTCAACTACCGCATGGAAGGCCTCGACGAGTACACCAAGGAACGATGCCAGGAGCTTGAAACGCATTACTGGAAGAGTCTGGCCTTCAATCAGCCCATGTATGCTGCCGACATGCCTGGTTCTCTCTTCGATGATACAACGACCAGCTGGAACGTGGCAAAGTTGCCCAATTTGCTGGACATTCTAGGCACGAAAGTTCCCGGTGTCAATACTGCGTATTTGTACATGGGCATGTGGAAAGCGACGTTCGCCTGGCATCTGGAGGACGTCGATCTCTACAGTATCAACTACATCCATTTTGGTGCTCCCAAGCAGTGGTACAGTATCTCTCAAGAAGACGCCCGCAAGTTCGAGCGCGCCATGAAGCAGATCTGGCCAACGGACGCAAAGAGCTGCGACCAGTTTCTGCGTCACAAGACATATCTGATATCACCAGATGTGCTGCAAAAGCAGTATGGCGTCAAGGTCAACAAGTTGGTGCACTACGAAGGAGAGTTTGTCATCACATTCCCATATGGCTATCACTCTGGCTACAACATTGGCTACAACTGCGCCGAGTCAGTCAATTTCGCTACGGAATCTTGGCTGGAGTTCGGCCGTATTGCCAGAAAATGCAACTGCGAGTCGGACAACGTCTGGGTTGACGTGGGTGAGATCGAACGCAAGCTGCGTGGCGAGCCGACGCCAGAATACTACGAGGAAACAGATGACGAAGATGATCTATCTGGGGCCGAAGAAACTCATCTACCAACACCTCCAGCCAGTGTCAAAGGCAAGCCGGCCACGAAGAAGCGCAAGCGAGACCCCAAGAAGGAAGAACCCAAGAAAAAGAAGAAGATCCGAATCAAGATCAGGGTTGGTGGCCGCGAGCCTTGCTGCATGTGCCCCAACGACAACCCTTGGGAGGAACTCCTACCTACCGATACTGGTAAGCAAGCGCATCGCTCTTGCGCCTCATACACACCAGAAACATTCATCGTCAGCGAAGACGGTAAAGAGAAGGTCTGTGGCGTGGCAAACATCGACAAGGCTCGTCTCGAGCTCAAATGCAACTTCTGTCGCTCCAAACGAGGTGCATGCTTCCAATGCTGCTCGAAGAAGTGTACCCGAGCGTTCCACGCTACCTGCGCGGTCGCTGCTGGTGTGCTTGTCGATGGCGGCTTGGTGCCCACGTTTGCCGAGGATGGGACAGAGTACTACGAGGAAGGGTTCGATTTCCGATGCAAGTACCACAGACCGAAGCAGGCGAAGAATGTCACCGTGGACGACCTGGAGTCGAACGGCATGGTCACCAAAATGGCAAAGGACCTCAAATCGAACGAGACTGTGCAAGCGCAGATGATCGGCGGCGAGGCTTTCGGTGGTTTGGTGATTGAGAACAGACCAGCCGAGATGACTGTTCTTGTCGACATTCTGCCAGATGGCAATCGCGTTGAGCTCGAGTACAAGTACCTGCTGGTTCTGCACCCAGACGATTCGGTGCGCCCGAAACCATCGGCGGCTGCGAAACCGATGCCCGAAAACATGAGCAAGAGCAACTTCTCCATCGCCAATCGTCAGGATGGTGTGCCAAGCCAAGAAGAACCTTTCCACGACAACCCGGAATTCAAGTGGTGGGACTTTTACAACTACCACACCCCACCTCCGGGCTATCAGACTGTGCCATTCAGAGCGCCACTCAAGTTCAAGATCGATGTCAATGCGCCGGAGATCTATTACTATTTGCCCGGTGTTTCGACTGAAGCAAAGGTGTTCTTCACGGACAAGGCAGGCAGCAAGGAAATCATCGCCAAAGCCAACTTCATGGACCGAGTGAGCGTGAAACAACCGACACTCCAGTACAACGCGACAGCCCCCAGGCAGACTATTGCACCGGCCAACGTCAATTCTTTCAGTCGAATCCAGCCTAACAATAACCTCAACACATCTGCTGGCGCACGTAACGAGAAGCCATACGTCTACAAACCAAAAGAGTCGGTACGGCCGAACGTGCTGTGCGCTGTGGACTACCAAGCCTTGGCCAATCAGCGAAGTTTCGTGGCCGATGGCAATCGAAGACCATCGCTATACAGTCAGGCAAGTCAGCCATCGTTGCAGCAGCAGATTTCGCACTCGCCGGCTCCGACTCAGCATGGCTACCACAGCAGCGATGGCTCTCGCAACTCCACGCCGTTACGGTCCTTCCCGTCTGACCAGTATTACTCGTCCAAAGTGCTGCCGGCAGCATATCAAGGCGAGTATTCAAGGTTCCGCCGCGAATCGCAAGGTGCCCAGACGATGCAGCGTCCTGTGTTTGAGCCGGCCGGATACACTCCGAATTATCAGTCGGTCTCGCAGCAGAGGAACGCACTTAAGCAGCAGTCGGCAACACCAGCACCCATGCTACCGAATCCGTATGCGCCACTCGCAGCAATGCGCCCTTCGTCATCTGCTTTCAGCCATTCACCTCCAGCAGGTGGACCGTTGACGCCTGCCACGACTGCTTCGTCACTGTCCAAGGTCGACGACAACAAGTCCGATTACGTGAAGGATCTGGAAAAGTACCCGTATCTGCTGAACAGCTTCTGCCGAAGTCAGAAGACGTACGAGTCTCCATACTCGATGGGTGGTGGCTTTGCCACTAAGTGGCAACCATTGGAGTTGCAGAAACAAGATGAGCAGCCGCGTCCCATGTCACATCATACACCTCGCAACTCCATCTCGTCGCTCAACGAGGTTCGGCCGACCAGCCAGCAGTGGACGCCGCCATCGCAAATATGGGATCGTGCTGGGATCAAGCAACGCAGTCCCCCAGCGCAACCTGTGCCACAATGTCAGCCACAGCTGTACCAGGAAGTCGGCCCCCGGAACTTCCCTCCAGCTATTCATCAAACGCCCCAGGACTTCCAGCGCCAGATTCTCGGCATGCCCAGTACTGCTAGTCGCGACGGTGCTCATGCTAGAATGCTGCGAGATCAAGGCTACCTCTCGTATGCTGCACAGCACAACCAGCACAACCAGCATCAGAGGAACAGTTTCGGACAGACTTACGACACGGCAAAGATGTGGAACAGTCCGCAAGCACCTACTCCCAGCCCACTGTCGGACCCTAACATTACACCAGGTCAGGGACGGGGTCATACGCCAACCAATTCGGGCCATTGGGGTATGCTGCCACGGACGGAAGGCATGAACCAGCGTGGCGGGCCAGGTGCTGGATACGGGCCTATGCTACCACAGATGGGAGGCAATGAGACATGGCGATACAATTAA
- a CDS encoding Splicing factor ESS-2, with amino-acid sequence MASSDSQALAKRSAETALMPPPPAPKRQRRPAKVLDEDVYSDAISHIIARDFFPGVLETEAQQDYMDALDSKHNDWIREAGRKLTQVMTPVPEGQRRMGRGTGFTPRRSTALGDTPRTYVGDTPSRTPIDNDHFAEETKPEVDVNMSLGAFQAKYTSEDNESFNALLDKQNEKRAAKYGFFHQGNKIPSARQIAFREHQQKLLDGGTGSTSTAVITTNAAGEERRSLAAAGPSEDLDARPASVESFRNRQGPRNHFMFGPDGVEDGTITRAQQAELLSNAPPKAVQYAATRFRADAPNPEDIIPASPSMSAIDAAIAGRPKATQSESGYSGAETPRVNGYAFVDAEPTPSELGIPVSDEEADAVEQEAVKQLLPKADEDGPNPFNISQRSKREDLHLRLVEKAVSSRRKGGRLDQLRDLGITPGCTPTPKFASGANIRKSGDMTPAAQRLAQKIGTPRREGGIFGSGRADKASWTPTPRVKR; translated from the coding sequence ATGGCCTCATCAGATTCACAGGCGCTGGCGAAGCGCAGTGCAGAAACCGCCTTGATGCCACCGCCTCCAGCGCCGAAGCGACAGCGACGACCAGCGAAAGTACTAGACGAAGACGTGTATTCGGACGCCATATCGCACATCATCGCGCGAGACTTCTTCCCAGGAGTATTGGAGACTGAAGCACAGCAAGATTACATGGACGCGTTGGACAGCAAGCACAATGACTGGATTCGTGAAGCAGGCAGGAAGTTGACTCAGGTCATGACACCCGTGCCAGAAGGGCAGCGTAGAATGGGCAGAGGCACAGGCTTCACGCCACGGAGAAGTACTGCACTCGGCGACACACCTCGAACATATGTCGGCGACACTCCAAGCCGAACACCGATCGACAACGACCACTTCGCGGAAGAGACAAAGCCAGAAGTGGACGTCAATATGTCGCTGGGAGCATTCCAGGCAAAGTACACTTCGGAAGACAACGAAAGCTTCAACGCTCTACTGGACAAGCAGAACGAGAAACGTGCTGCCAAGTATGGCTTCTTTCACCAGGGCAATAAGATACCTTCTGCCAGGCAGATAGCATTTCGTGAGCACCAGCAGAAGCTGTTAGATGGTGGTACTGGCAGCACATCTACAGCTGTGATCACTACAAACGCTGCTGGAGAAGAGAGACGGTCATTAGCAGCTGCAGGCCCCTCGGAGGACTTGGATGCACGGCCGGCGTCTGTTGAGAGCTTTCGCAATCGTCAAGGGCCTCGTAATCACTTCATGTTCGGTCCGGACGGTGTCGAGGATGGGACTATCACCAGAGCCCAGCAGGCAGAGCTTTTATCCAATGCTCCGCCCAAAGCTGTGCAGTATGCTGCGACACGCTTCCGTGCGGATGCTCCTAACCCTGAAGACATCATCCCTGCGAGTCCGTCAATGAGTGCGATTGATGCTGCGATAGCAGGTCGTCCGAAAGCAACACAGTCAGAGTCCGGCTACAGTGGAGCAGAGACACCAAGAGTCAACGGCTACGCTTTCGTGGACGCTGAGCCTACGCCAAGTGAGCTCGGTATACCCGTGTCAGATGAAGAAGCAGATGCTGTGGAGCAAGAAGCTGTCAAGCAGCTACTTCCAAAGGCCGACGAAGATGGACCTAATCCATTCAACATCTCACAGCGCAGCAAACGCGAAGACCTCCACTTGAGATTGGTCGAGAAGGCGGTTTCCAGCCGAAGAAAAGGTGGCCGCCTTGATCAGTTACGGGATCTGGGCATCACACCTGGATGTACTCCCACGCCAAAGTTCGCCAGCGGTGCGAACATCCGCAAAAGTGGTGACATGACTCCTGCAGCACAGAGACTGGCTCAGAAAATCGGGACCCCGAGGAGGGAAGGAGGTATATTCGGGTCTGGACGTGCTGACAAGGCTAGCTGGACGCCTACACCAAGAGTCAAGCGATGA
- a CDS encoding Calcium influx-promoting protein ehs1: MLCQCPKLTPLQTRLLASVTTLALLALVYWSLSNPHFAYAAELPVDGSGQLRAGEDHNWHRIRDDGTLEYEDGPEELEIRHADDVVVVRQAEEGTAQIAGNNMGTAGEIAPGNTTIWEYPNSLLIANHADKGIGLPGALSGKQVVVPEHIELKRRDEDGEQHLETRQDGTAIYISANTCSQPIWNGSGTQDIPAPQLTLYVSDEPGNKNLGPGGRRQTEYPFDGGFVNATVDTASGTWHMAVSAPELTSNFTGSWSYSLAVSIDDYFYAANTTDPFLYLVDTDSNAALMVTDNLTDANSSTEVFQQWMDLSAPYTLFALNQNFTGMMGLENSFCGLETFVTNNSQIMSNHDDMEGISDHVQMGMITRGLGNKPKQQFYATGLNSSSQYRAFLAINGNSTASGDGVVGGGGKVWGPGIDFTTKTDRNCQLLFNLTFCNEVAYAAPSNPENDKYNTNYTAFQEFYDNYTTFWYAPFNYTLAQIPCHTTSDAQYSLAKNCNHCAAAYKEWLCAVSIPRCEDFSNNASYLQPRNVAQPFYNASSLPDTFLQSAYTPMPDAPTIEGSNAFDQTFEFSFATNRSRNADIDEYIQPGPYKEVLPCEDLCYSLMQSCPASMNFACPYPGRGLEASYGQRTPGGEVTCSYLGAVYYLNGAESSAPGTWRAMGMAVMAGFALTLM; this comes from the coding sequence ATGCTGTGCCAATGCCCCAAGCTCACTCCCCTCCAAACACGACTCCTGGCATCTGTGACGACTCTGGCACTCTTGGCTCTGGTATACTGGTCGTTGTCGAATCCACATTTCGCATATGCAGCTGAACTTCCTGTGGACGGAAGTGGGCAACTGAGAGCAGGAGAAGATCACAATTGGCACCGGATACGTGATGATGGGACCTTGGAGTATGAGGATGGACCGGAAGAGCTGGAAATACGACATGCAGACGATGTTGTGGTGGTGAGGCAGGCAGAGGAGGGCACAGCACAGATCGCAGGCAATAACATGGGTACAGCAGGAGAGATCGCGCCCGGGAACACTACCATCTGGGAGTACCCAAACAGCCTCCTGATTGCCAATCACGCCGACAAGGGCATAGGACTTCCAGGCGCGCTTTCAGGAAAGCAGGTGGTCGTTCCAGAGCACATTGAGCTGAAGAGACGGGACGAAGATGGCGAGCAGCATCTGGAGACTAGACAGGACGGCACAGCCATATACATCTCGGCCAACACATGTAGTCAGCCTATATGGAACGGTAGCGGGACACAAGACATTCCTGCGCCTCAGCTGACACTCTACGTCTCCGATGAACCAGGGAACAAGAACCTTGGACCTGGTGGAAGACGCCAGACTGAATACCCTTTTGATGGAGGCTTCGTAAACGCGACAGTAGACACTGCATCAGGGACATGGCATATGGCGGTCTCGGCGCCCGAACTTACCAGCAACTTCACTGGTTCTTGGTCATACAGCTTGGCAGTGTCGATAGACGACTACTTCTACGCCGCGAACACGACCGACCCATTTCTTTATCTTGTCGACACAGACTCTAATGCAGCTTTGATGGTTACCGACAACTTGACAGATGCCAATTCGTCGACTGAAGTGTTCCAACAATGGATGGATCTTAGCGCGCCCTACACTTTGTTCGCACTCAATCAAAACTTCACCGGTATGATGGGTCTTGAGAACTCCTTCTGCGGTCTTGAAACCTTTGTAACGAACAACAGCCAGATCATGTCGAATCATGATGATATGGAGGGCATCTCAGACCATGTTCAGATGGGCATGATCACTCGCGGGCTCGGCAACAAACCCAAGCAGCAATTCTACGCTACCGGTCTCAACAGCTCAAGTCAATACCGCGCTTTCCTAGCCATCAACGGAAACTCCACAGCCTCCGGAGACGGCGTTGTGGGCGGTGGCGGCAAAGTCTGGGGTCCAGGCATCGACTTCACCACCAAAACCGATAGGAACTGCCAGCTCCTCTTTAACCTCACATTCTGCAACGAAGTCGCCTACGCCGCGCCCTCCAACCCCGAGAATGACAAGTACAACACCAACTACACCGCCTTCCAAGAATTCTACGACAACTACACCACATTCTGGTACGCACCCTTCAACTACACCCTCGCGCAAATTCCCTGCCACACAACCTCCGATGCGCAATACTCTCTCGCCAAGAACTGCAACCACTGCGCCGCTGCCTACAAAGAATGGCTCTGCGCCGTCTCCATCCCCCGCTGCGAAGACTTCTCCAACAACGCCTCCTACCTCCAACCCCGTAACGTCGCTCAGCCCTTCTACAACGCCTCCTCCCTCCCAGACACGTTCCTGCAATCAGCTTACACTCCCATGCCGGATGCCCCGACGATCGAAGGCTCGAACGCATTCGACCAGACTTTCGAATTCAGCTTTGCAACGAACCGGAGCAGGAATGCGGATATCGATGAATACATCCAGCCGGGCCCGTATAAGGAAGTCCTACCTTGCGAGGACTTATGTTACAGTTTGATGCAGAGTTGTCCGGCGAGTATGAACTTTGCGTGTCCGTATCCTGGACGCGGGTTGGAGGCGAGTTATGGGCAGAGGACACCCGGTGGGGAGGTGACGTGTAGTTATCTGGGCGCGGTGTATTATTTGAACGGTGCGGAAAGCAGTGCGCCTGGGACGTGGAGGGCGATGGGGATGGCGGTCATGGCTGGGTTTGCATTGACCCTAATGTGA